From a single Oreochromis niloticus isolate F11D_XX linkage group LG4, O_niloticus_UMD_NMBU, whole genome shotgun sequence genomic region:
- the nudt1 gene encoding oxidized purine nucleoside triphosphate hydrolase, whose amino-acid sequence MLSSKLLTLVFVVQPGRVLLGMKKRGFGAGKWNGFGGKVQPGETIEDAARRELEEESGLTVDALDKIGNIKFEFVGETQLLDVHVFRADTYNGEPTESDEMRPQWFESDKIPFSQMWADDILWFPLMLQKKKFVGYFKFQGHDVILSHTLEEVEEL is encoded by the exons ATGTTGAGCTCCAAGCTACTGACCCTTGTGTTCGTAGTCCAGCCGGGCAGAGTGCTACTGGGCATGAAGAAGAGGGGCTTTGGAGCTGGAAAGTGGAACGGGTTTGGGGGCAAAGTTCAGCCTGGAGAAACTATTGAGGACGCTGCTAGGAG agaGCTGGAAGAAGAAAGTGGTCTCACGGTGGATGCTCTCGACAAGATCGGAAATATCAAATTTGAATTTGTGGGAGAAACGCAGCTACTTGATGTCCATGTTTTCAGAGCTGACACATATAATGGAGAACCGACAGAATCCGATG aAATGAGGCCTCAGTGGTTCGAAAGTGACAAAATTCCTTTCAGTCAGATGTGGGCCGATGATATACTGTGGTTCCCTCTGATGCTGCAGAAGAAGAAATTCGTTGGATACTTCAAGTTTCAGGGTCACGATGTGATTCTCAGCCACACACTGGAAGAAGTGGAGGAGCTCTGA
- the snx8a gene encoding sorting nexin-8a — MAGEISEGSVPAYYREVHEAIRCRTDERVQVEVFQRLLQRTDLSKVVLNQIAEHVDSTDGFLSKLSLYKALALIALAQQGKQPSPKLLENCILELPKPQLGEPRDLSTLRMQPAQDDVLTLSQTLDGLLAKDTVQVELIPEKKGLFLKHVEYQVTSQRYKISVYRRYSDFDVFHEVLLQRFAYRVVPALPPKRMLKGVLTSLSEREFIEGRRRGLGRFINLVARHPFFSEDELVKTFLTFSGSDVQSRLRDTCKKMGDEFMINRIATQAKEYLPADIQAQFSTSREMIRNIHNSFQRLRDRAEKMVERSKDNASDLLMFGKELSTLGSDASPLPSLASSQSTWGTLRQSLKSLSVEFAVLSDKAAQQGRREEDDVVEKLNLFLDLLQSYRDLCERHEKGVLHEHQKALHKYSVMKRQMMSATVQPKEQASVEQLESRIVQQENAIQTMELRNYFSLFCLHQETQLIFTYLPITSHILGSFVNSQVQGHREMGEVWSELQPKLGCLFSGNNGLKHSV, encoded by the exons ATTGCTGAGCATGTTGACTCCACCGATGGATTCCTGAGCAAATTATCACTCTATAAAGCGCTTGCTTTGATTGCTCTCGCTCAGCAGGGCAAGCAACCGAGTCCCAAACTCTTGGAGAACTGCATACTAG AGTTACCGAAACCTCAGCTCGGGGAGCCGAGGGACCTGAGCACACTGAGGATGCAGCCGGCTCAGGACGACGTGCTGACATTGTCGCAGACGCTGGACGGGCTTCTGGCGAAAGACACGGTCCAGGTGGAGCTCATTCCTGAGAAGAAAGGCCTGTTCCTCAAACATGTGGAGTACCAGGTCACCAGCCAG cGTTATAAGATATCAGTTTACCGGCGTTATAGCGACTTCGATGTCTTCCACGAGGTTTTGCTTCAGAGATTTGCCTACAGAGTGGTGCCAGCTTTGCCACCTAAAAGGATGTTAAAGGGAG TCCTGACCTCTCTCTCTGAGCGGGAGTTCATTGAGGGGAGGAGACGTGGTCTCGGCAGATTTATTAACTTGGTGGCTCGACATCCCTTCTTCTCAGAGGATGAGCTGGTCAAGACCTTCCTCACTTTCAGTGGCTCT GATGTTCAATCTAGGCTGCGTGACACTTGTAAGAAAATGGGTGACGAGTTCATGATTAACAGAATCGCAACTCAGGCAAAG GAATATCTCCCAGCTGACATTCAGGCTCAGTTTTCGACAAGCAGAGAGATGATTAGAAATATCCACAACAGCTTCCAGAGGCTGCGGGACAGAGCTGAGAAAATGGTGGAGCGCTCTAAGGACAATGCATCTGATCTCCTCATGTTTGGCAAAGAGCTCAG TACACTGGGCTCAGATGCCTCGCCTCTTCCCTCCTTGGCCTCTTCACAAAGCACCTGGGGGACCCTGCGCCAGTCGCTGAAGAGCCTTTCTGTGGAGTTCGCTGTGCTGTCTGACAAAGCTGCTCAGCAG GGCCGGCGAGAAGAAGATGATGTTGTGGAAAAATTGAATCTTTTCCTGGATTTGCTGCAGTCGTACAGG GATCTCTGTGAGCGGCATGAGAAGGGCGTCCTCCACGAGCACCAGAAAGCATTGCACAAGTACAGTGTGATGAAGAGGCAGATGATGAGTGCCACTGTGCAGCCCAAAGAGCAGGCATCTGTGGAGCAGCTGGAATCGCGAATTGTTCAG CAAGAAAATGCCATCCAGACCATGGAGCTGCGTAACTACTTCTCCCTATTCTGCCTTCATCAAGAAACACAGCTTATCTTCACGTACCTTCCGATTACCTCGCACATTCTCGGATCTTTCGTTAACTCCCAGGTCCAAGGACACCGAGAG ATGGGGGAGGTGTGGAGTGAATTGCAGCCAAAGCTTGGGTGTCTCTTCAGCGGTAACAATGGATTGAAACACTCCGTCTGA